A genomic stretch from Corvus cornix cornix isolate S_Up_H32 chromosome 9, ASM73873v5, whole genome shotgun sequence includes:
- the SPTSSB gene encoding serine palmitoyltransferase small subunit B, with product MDVKRVKDYLYWLYYQYQLVTCSYVLEPWEQSMFHTITVTVVAMVVYTAYVFVPIHVRLALEFFSQIFGAQPESTVVN from the coding sequence ATGGACGTGAAGAGGGTGAAGGACTACCTCTACTGGCTGTACTACCAGTACCAGCTGGTGACGTGCAGCTACGTgctggagccctgggagcagtCCATGTTCCACACCATCACCGTCACCGTGGTGGCCATGGTGGTGTACACAGCCTACGTCTTCGTGCCCATCCACGTCCGCCTGGCCTTGGAATTCTTCTCCCAAATTTTTGGGGCCCAGCCCGAGAGCACCGTGGTGAACTGA